A region from the Desulfonatronum thioautotrophicum genome encodes:
- a CDS encoding formate dehydrogenase subunit gamma, which produces MIHRHDKLSIFIHWFNAFCWIALLLTGLGLIKNEQLNPLGAWWPNLMRSLFGGGENLMVVHQYLGLIWAGVFVLYVLLRPKETWLFLKEVFSVSPSRDMTWFMKMNLKMTLGKKGLKRFGMTPDMPPQGFYNFGQKLFAQATVLGGIAIVITGVIMFLSPLMLNNPDLAAWSRTIHYLVVGLVTAGMLVHIYMAAISKEEKPAFQSMFTGTVPEHYAKHHHPLWYEEVAGGEKKVEG; this is translated from the coding sequence ATGATTCACCGACATGACAAGTTGTCCATTTTCATCCACTGGTTCAATGCCTTCTGCTGGATCGCCTTGCTGCTCACAGGCCTGGGGCTGATCAAGAACGAGCAGCTCAACCCCCTGGGCGCATGGTGGCCGAATCTGATGCGTTCCCTGTTCGGAGGGGGTGAGAACCTGATGGTCGTGCATCAGTACCTGGGGCTGATTTGGGCCGGAGTGTTCGTGCTCTACGTGTTGCTAAGACCCAAAGAGACCTGGCTCTTTCTCAAGGAGGTCTTTAGCGTCTCCCCATCCAGGGATATGACCTGGTTCATGAAGATGAACCTGAAAATGACCCTGGGCAAGAAGGGCCTGAAACGCTTTGGTATGACTCCGGACATGCCGCCCCAGGGCTTCTACAACTTCGGCCAGAAGCTGTTCGCCCAGGCCACGGTGCTGGGCGGAATCGCGATCGTGATTACGGGAGTGATCATGTTCCTCTCCCCGCTGATGCTGAACAACCCTGATCTGGCGGCATGGTCCCGGACCATCCACTACCTGGTCGTGGGACTGGTTACCGCCGGGATGCTCGTGCATATTTACATGGCCGCCATCTCCAAGGAGGAAAAGCCGGCCTTCCAGTCCATGTTCACCGGCACAGTTCCGGAGCATTACGCCAAGCACCACCACCCTCTGTGGTACGAGGAAGTGGCGGGTGGCGAAAAGAAGGTGGAAGGATGA
- a CDS encoding 4Fe-4S dicluster domain-containing protein, whose protein sequence is MKKYAMVVDSSVCIDCKGCMVSCKVQNNVPRGYWRNWIKQTTPDFSLGKLTRTHFQPGGCMQCDVPTCVQACPSGATFKDQETGIVHVNESLCIGCGKCVRACPYGARFRHPEKRVPDKCDFCFSAGRLAQGIPPACVDTCPTKARVFGDLNDPDSEVSRLLRDNHTVRVTSANIDTQPNIFYLAATEPANWPGDVEFPQSFSVMASLVNPLVKVAVGLSALGVAGMWAKQAFAPDSEDDEQGPEASHPEPTVSKQD, encoded by the coding sequence ATGAAAAAATATGCCATGGTCGTGGACTCCTCCGTCTGTATCGACTGTAAGGGCTGCATGGTTTCCTGCAAGGTCCAAAACAACGTGCCGCGAGGCTACTGGCGCAATTGGATCAAGCAGACCACGCCGGACTTCTCCCTGGGCAAACTGACCCGGACCCATTTCCAGCCCGGCGGGTGCATGCAGTGCGACGTGCCCACCTGCGTCCAGGCCTGTCCCAGCGGGGCCACGTTCAAGGACCAGGAAACCGGGATCGTCCACGTCAACGAGTCGCTGTGCATCGGTTGCGGCAAGTGCGTGCGAGCCTGCCCCTACGGGGCCCGGTTCCGCCATCCGGAAAAGCGGGTCCCGGACAAGTGCGACTTCTGTTTCAGCGCCGGACGGCTGGCCCAGGGCATCCCCCCGGCCTGCGTGGACACCTGCCCGACCAAGGCCCGGGTATTCGGTGACCTGAACGATCCGGACAGTGAAGTCTCCCGCCTGTTGCGGGACAACCACACAGTTCGCGTCACCAGCGCCAACATCGATACCCAGCCGAACATCTTCTACCTCGCGGCCACCGAGCCCGCCAACTGGCCGGGAGATGTGGAATTTCCCCAGTCTTTCTCGGTCATGGCCTCTCTGGTGAACCCCCTGGTCAAGGTGGCCGTGGGTCTGTCCGCCCTGGGTGTGGCCGGGATGTGGGCCAAACAGGCTTTCGCCCCCGATTCTGAGGACGACGAGCAGGGGCCCGAAGCCAGTCACCCTGAACCGACAGTTTCCAAACAGGACTAA